The following proteins are co-located in the Methylomonas sp. 11b genome:
- the rpsP gene encoding 30S ribosomal protein S16 yields MVSIRLSRGGAKNRPFYHVVVTDSRSSRDGRYIERVGFFNPLARGGEQRLVLDSERVQYWKSNGAQPTDRVARLIKDADKAAA; encoded by the coding sequence ATGGTAAGCATTCGTTTGTCCAGAGGCGGCGCTAAGAATCGTCCTTTCTATCATGTTGTTGTTACCGACAGCAGAAGCAGTCGCGATGGTCGTTACATTGAGCGCGTAGGTTTTTTCAATCCTTTAGCTCGCGGTGGTGAGCAAAGATTAGTATTGGATAGCGAACGCGTCCAATACTGGAAATCCAATGGCGCGCAACCTACTGATCGCGTCGCTAGATTGATCAAAGACGCCGATAAAGCAGCCGCTTAA